The Thermococcus celericrescens genomic interval TCGGCCACGGAAAGGAAGTCGGAATAGCCATCAGGAAGGCCATCAACTACGCCAAGATGAACATCATCGAGATCAAGCGCGGCTGTGGAAGCTGGGAGTGCAGGTGCAGGAGGCCGCACTCAATCCCCTTCGCCGTCGAAGGTAAGGAGGGCAGTGTCAAGGTCAAGCTCATGCCTGGACCGCGCGGCCTTGGACTGGTCATCGGTGACGTCGGCAAGAAGATACTCAGCCTCGCCGGCGTCCAGGACGTCTGGTCCCAGACCCTCGGTGAGACGAGAACCACCGTCAACTTTGCCAAGGCGGTCTTCAACGCGCTCTACAACACCAACAGCGTTGCCGTCAAGCCCGAGGACATCGAGCGCTATGGCATAATCGTTGGAAGGGAGATGTCAGCGAACTTCCAGGTTGAGTGAGGTGAGAAAAGATGGCAAAGCTCGCACTCATCAGGCTTAGGAGCGGGATAAGGGCGAAGGGAGATGTGAGGGACACCCTCGCTATGCTCCGCCTCCACAGGATTAACCACCTCGTCCTCGTCGATGACACCCCGAGCTACAAGGGTATGGTCCAGAAGGTTAAGGACTACATAACATGGGGCGAGATAGACAAGGAGACCCTCGCTGCTCTCATAAGGAAGCGCGGTAGGCTCATCGGCAACAGGCCTATAACCGACGACTACGTCCAGGAGAAGCTTGGAATGACCATCGAGGAGTTCGCGGAGAAGGTCGTCGATGGCGAGATGAGGCTCACGGATCTCCCGAGCATCAAGCCGGTCTTCAGGCTCCACCCGCCGAGGGGAGGTCTGAAGGGCGGCAAGAAGCGCACCTTCAAAGAGGGCGGAGCGCTCGGCTACCGCGGCGAGAAGATAAACGAGCTCATTGAGAGGATGCTCTGAGGTGGCGAGAGATGATAAGGAGGAAGAAGAAGGTTAGGAAGCTCCGCGGAAGTCACACTCACGGATGGGGCTGCAAGAAGAAGCACCGCGGCGGCGGTAGCAAGGGCGGTAAGGGAATGGCCGGAACCGGAAAGAGGAAGAACACCAAGTGGACCTGGGTCATCAAGTACGCCCCGGACCACCTCGGCAAGCGCGGCTTCCACAGGCCCAAGGCCGTCCAGTACACCCCGAATACCATAAACCTCAGCGACATAGACGAGAACCTCCAGCTCTTCCTTGACATGGGCGTTGCCTACGAGGAGGGGGGAAAGGTCATAGTTGACACCACTCAGCTCGGTGTTGACAAGGTTCTCGGAACCGGCAGGCTCAGCAGGCCCCTCGTTGTTAAGGCCTACTACGTTACCCCGAAGGCCGAGGAGAAGATCAAGGCCGCTGGTGGCGAGGTTCTCCTCGCCTGATTCCCCTTTAATTTAACTTTTGGCGGGTGTTAATCATGGGGTTCAGAAACGTAGTGTTCGCGATTGAGAGGTACTTCCCAGAGGTTGAGCGGCCCAAGAGGCACGTGCCGCTTAAGGAAAAGTTCATGTGGACAGGGATCGTTCTGCTGCTGTACTTCATTCTCGCGGAGATTCCGCTCTACGGAATTCCCGCCCAGATTCAGGACTACTTTGCCACGCTCAGATTTGTGCTCGCGGGAAGGAGCGGTTCCCTCCTGACCCTTGGTATCGGTCCAATCGTCACCGCGAGCATTATCATGCAGCTTCTCGTCGGTTCTGAGATAGTTCACCTCGATCTCTCGAATCATGAGGATAGGAGATTCTACCAGGCCGCTCAGAAGCTCTTTGCCGTGTTTATGAGCTTCTTCGAGGCCGCCATATACGTATTCGCAGGTGCGTTTGGTAAGGTTGACATGGGACTCGGGGCGTTCCAGACAGTCACGACACCCGCCGGACAGGTTTACATAGGCCTGGGTCTAGGGATACTCATAATACTCCAGCTCGGCTTTGCCTCCGTCATGCTCATACTCCTGGACGAGCTTGTTAGTAAG includes:
- a CDS encoding 50S ribosomal protein L30, which translates into the protein MAKLALIRLRSGIRAKGDVRDTLAMLRLHRINHLVLVDDTPSYKGMVQKVKDYITWGEIDKETLAALIRKRGRLIGNRPITDDYVQEKLGMTIEEFAEKVVDGEMRLTDLPSIKPVFRLHPPRGGLKGGKKRTFKEGGALGYRGEKINELIERML
- a CDS encoding uL15 family ribosomal protein, giving the protein MIRRKKKVRKLRGSHTHGWGCKKKHRGGGSKGGKGMAGTGKRKNTKWTWVIKYAPDHLGKRGFHRPKAVQYTPNTINLSDIDENLQLFLDMGVAYEEGGKVIVDTTQLGVDKVLGTGRLSRPLVVKAYYVTPKAEEKIKAAGGEVLLA
- the rpsE gene encoding 30S ribosomal protein S5; its protein translation is MSDPREMTQRVLEEWEPRTKLGKLVKEGQITDIHEIFRKGYQIKEPEIVDVLLPEVNMRENQEVLDIALTVRMTDSGRRIRFRVLAAVGNRDGYVGLGIGHGKEVGIAIRKAINYAKMNIIEIKRGCGSWECRCRRPHSIPFAVEGKEGSVKVKLMPGPRGLGLVIGDVGKKILSLAGVQDVWSQTLGETRTTVNFAKAVFNALYNTNSVAVKPEDIERYGIIVGREMSANFQVE